In one window of Arthrobacter pascens DNA:
- the nirB gene encoding nitrite reductase large subunit NirB: MTELTSSTETPRRIVVAGGGPAAHRFADAMHARGLEGWHVTVLTEETHLPYDRVALSKALTDMDYDLTLGEANMWDHEALTLKTGERVVKINAEAKTVETAAGSIFEYDHLVVATGSNAARLPIPGAEHTHVYRTLEDVWAINKAIAELTEKLGRRVNAVTIGGGLLGLESAAGTEQLGANPIVIDGSQWLMATQLDEGAGQAMGRLIKAKGFEVHGGVFPSEVLSDDDGQVTGVLMADGRVIDADIVIVAIGVRPRDELFRAAEGEEQIFSLGQRGGVVINEYCATEVDGIWAIGEVANFGGMCLGLVAPANTMAEIVADRLHGGEATFPGFDTATKLKLSGVDVASFGDAFAKTEHALEIVYADPARGVYQKIVTTDDAKTLLGGIFVGDAAPYTSLRPLLGRELSAEPGAYLTAAGGGDAPDTDLPDDATLCSCNNVTAGTIRDTINGCGACDGNAPVRELGELKGCTRAGTSCGSCVPMLKKLLEGELTKSGIEVSKALCEHIELSRQELFDAIRVLELTSFEEIMAKYGTGAGCDICKPTIASILASQHNAYVLDAGRGALQDTNDRALANMQKDGTYSVVPRIAGGEITPKKLGVIAAVAEKYNLYTKITGGQRIDMFGARLEQLPEIWKELVDAGFESGQAYGKSLRTVKSCVGSTWCRFGVQDSVAMAIQLELRYRGLRSPHKLKMGVSGCARECAEARGKDVGVIATADGWNLYVGGNGGATPAHAQLLAKDLDDETLLKYIDRYFMYYIRTADRLQRTARWQEELDGGIKHVEDVVVHDTLGIAEELEAAMAKHVDTYVDEWADTLKDPERLRRFRSFVNAPDQKDDSITFVPDERGQFRPATPEEKGKVLIGASIPVRRSAPDQLDENEV; the protein is encoded by the coding sequence GTGACCGAACTGACTTCAAGCACAGAGACTCCGCGCCGCATCGTCGTCGCCGGCGGCGGCCCGGCGGCCCACCGTTTTGCGGATGCGATGCATGCCCGCGGCCTCGAAGGCTGGCACGTCACGGTCCTCACTGAGGAAACCCACCTCCCCTATGACCGCGTGGCCCTGAGCAAGGCTCTGACGGACATGGACTACGACCTCACCCTTGGCGAGGCGAACATGTGGGACCACGAGGCCCTGACCCTCAAGACCGGTGAGCGCGTCGTTAAGATCAACGCCGAAGCCAAGACGGTGGAAACCGCGGCCGGCAGCATCTTCGAATATGACCACCTCGTGGTTGCCACTGGTTCAAATGCCGCCAGGCTGCCGATCCCCGGCGCCGAGCACACACACGTGTACCGGACGCTCGAAGATGTCTGGGCCATCAACAAGGCCATTGCCGAACTCACGGAGAAGCTGGGCCGCAGGGTCAATGCCGTGACCATCGGCGGAGGCCTCCTCGGGCTTGAATCGGCAGCCGGCACGGAGCAGCTGGGCGCCAACCCGATCGTCATCGACGGTTCGCAGTGGCTGATGGCCACGCAGCTGGACGAAGGCGCCGGCCAGGCAATGGGCCGGCTCATCAAGGCCAAGGGCTTCGAAGTCCATGGCGGTGTCTTCCCGTCTGAAGTATTGTCCGACGACGACGGCCAGGTCACCGGTGTCCTCATGGCCGATGGCCGCGTCATCGACGCTGACATTGTTATCGTCGCGATCGGCGTCAGGCCGCGTGACGAACTCTTCCGAGCAGCTGAAGGCGAGGAACAGATTTTCTCCCTGGGCCAGCGCGGCGGCGTTGTCATCAACGAATACTGCGCCACCGAGGTGGACGGAATCTGGGCCATCGGAGAAGTGGCCAACTTCGGTGGCATGTGCCTTGGCCTGGTTGCCCCGGCCAATACCATGGCGGAGATCGTGGCTGACCGGCTCCACGGCGGCGAGGCCACGTTCCCGGGCTTCGACACCGCGACAAAGCTCAAGCTGTCCGGCGTCGACGTGGCCAGCTTCGGTGACGCGTTCGCCAAGACCGAGCACGCACTTGAAATTGTCTACGCCGACCCGGCCCGCGGCGTGTACCAGAAGATTGTCACCACGGACGATGCCAAGACCCTGCTGGGTGGCATCTTCGTCGGCGACGCGGCCCCTTACACCAGCCTGCGCCCGCTCCTGGGCCGCGAACTCTCAGCCGAACCCGGAGCGTACCTGACAGCCGCGGGCGGCGGAGACGCCCCGGACACTGACCTCCCGGACGACGCCACCCTGTGTTCCTGCAACAACGTGACCGCCGGAACCATCCGCGACACCATCAACGGCTGCGGCGCGTGCGACGGCAACGCTCCCGTCCGGGAACTCGGCGAGCTCAAGGGCTGCACCCGCGCCGGAACCAGCTGCGGTTCCTGCGTACCGATGCTGAAGAAGCTGCTCGAAGGCGAGCTGACCAAATCCGGCATCGAGGTCTCCAAGGCCCTCTGCGAACACATCGAGCTGTCCCGGCAGGAACTCTTCGACGCGATCCGTGTCCTGGAACTGACCTCCTTCGAAGAGATCATGGCCAAATACGGCACCGGCGCGGGCTGTGACATCTGCAAGCCGACCATCGCCTCCATCCTGGCGAGCCAGCACAACGCCTACGTCCTGGACGCCGGCCGCGGCGCGCTGCAGGACACCAACGACCGCGCCCTGGCCAACATGCAGAAGGACGGCACCTACTCGGTGGTTCCCCGCATCGCCGGCGGCGAGATCACCCCGAAGAAGCTCGGCGTCATCGCCGCTGTCGCGGAGAAGTACAACCTGTACACCAAGATCACCGGCGGCCAGCGCATCGACATGTTTGGAGCCCGGCTGGAACAGCTTCCGGAAATCTGGAAGGAACTGGTGGACGCCGGCTTCGAGTCAGGCCAGGCCTACGGCAAGAGCCTGCGCACGGTGAAGTCCTGCGTCGGTTCCACCTGGTGCCGGTTCGGAGTGCAGGACTCCGTGGCCATGGCGATCCAGCTGGAACTGCGCTACCGCGGCCTGCGCAGCCCGCACAAACTCAAGATGGGCGTTTCCGGCTGCGCCCGCGAATGCGCCGAGGCCCGCGGCAAGGACGTCGGCGTGATCGCCACCGCCGACGGCTGGAACCTTTATGTCGGTGGCAACGGCGGCGCCACCCCGGCGCACGCCCAGCTGCTGGCCAAGGACCTCGACGACGAAACCCTGCTGAAGTACATCGACCGCTATTTCATGTACTACATCCGCACCGCGGACCGCCTGCAGCGCACCGCTCGCTGGCAGGAGGAGCTCGACGGCGGCATCAAGCACGTCGAGGACGTCGTGGTGCACGACACCCTGGGCATCGCCGAGGAGCTTGAGGCCGCCATGGCCAAGCACGTTGACACGTACGTGGACGAGTGGGCCGACACCCTGAAGGATCCCGAGCGCCTGCGCCGGTTCCGCTCCTTCGTCAACGCCCCGGACCAGAAGGATGATTCCATCACCTTCGTCCCCGACGAGCGCGGCCAGTTCCGTCCCGCTACGCCAGAAGAGAAGGGGAAGGTCCTGATCGGAGCTTCCATCCCGGTGCGGCGCTCCGCTCCCGACCAGCTGGACGAGAACGAGGTATAA